The following are encoded in a window of Schistocerca nitens isolate TAMUIC-IGC-003100 chromosome 9, iqSchNite1.1, whole genome shotgun sequence genomic DNA:
- the LOC126202901 gene encoding dynein light chain 1, cytoplasmic, with protein MSDRKAVIKNADMSEEMQQDAVDCATQALEKYNIEKDIAAYIKKEFDKKYNPTWHCIVGRNFGSYVTHETRHFIYFYLGQVAILLFKSG; from the exons ATGTCTGACCGAAAAGCAGTGATAAAAAATGCTGATATGTCTGAGGAGATGCAGCAGGATGCAGTAGATTGTGCAACACAAGCATTAGAAAAATATAACATTGAAAAG GACATAGCAGCTTATATTAAGAAAGAATTTGATAAGAAGTACAACCCAACGTGGCACTGCATTGTGGGCCGCAACTTTGGAAGTTATGTGACCCACGAGACACGACACTTTATCTACTTTTATTTAGGACAGGTAGCGATACTGCTGTTCAAGAGCGGGTAA